One segment of Solanum stenotomum isolate F172 chromosome 1, ASM1918654v1, whole genome shotgun sequence DNA contains the following:
- the LOC125850661 gene encoding uncharacterized protein LOC125850661, which yields MDQGENKIQFFGIFNEFLCYIMSFGCPVCFSLSICRRLFNLFKDTAAEIAGQIYMITSLNLSWRNGILIVDRLYEFVVQSLADEATKPVTLGDSKGHSLVNTGQSRSNPGNGNHSTNEHVLHSEDSSSRVIPKLEEAVVEDDPVLENEESELSQVTSEENEGDKIVEEEASGPSMETQNKAPKKMVSINDNVEEIYFSKKKKKKKKSTEKVPSNKEEVKEEPKPLKSILKVGSNVNENWDEK from the coding sequence ATGGACCAAGGAGAAAACAAGATCCAGTTCTTTGGCATTTTTAATGAGTTCCTATGTTATATCATGTCTTTTGGATGTCCTGTGTGTTTCAGTCTATCCATCTGTCGAAGGCTATTCAACTTGTTCAAGGATACTGCTGCTGAAATAGCAGGTCAAATCTACATGATCACGAGTTTGAATTTATCTTGGCGCAATGGCATCCTTATTGTCGACAGGCTTTATGAATTTGTTGTGCAGAGCCTTGCTGATGAAGCTACCAAacctgtaactttgggtgattcCAAGGGTCACAGTTTGGTCAATACAGGCCAATCTCGATCTAATCCAGGTAATGGAAATCACTCAACCAATGAACATGTTCTGCATTCTGAAGATTCGAGTTCTCGTGTAATTCCCAAGCTGGAAGAAGCTGTAGTTGAAGATGATCCTGTCCTTGAAAATGAAGAAAGTGAGCTTTCTCAGGTAACTAGTGAAGAGAATGAAGGTGACAAGATTGTTGAGGAAGAGGCCTCTGGACCATCAATGGAAACTCAAAATAAAGCTCCAAAGAAGATGGTTAGCATAAATGATAATGTGGAGGAGATTTATTTcagtaagaagaagaagaagaaaaagaaatcaacaGAGAAAGTGCCTTCCAACAAAGAGGAAGTAAAAGAAGAGCCAAAACCATTGAAATCAATTCTCAAGGTGGGCTCTAATGTAAATGAAAATTGGGATGAGAAATAG
- the LOC125873692 gene encoding glutathione synthetase, chloroplastic, with amino-acid sequence MGSGCSSPSISLTSISATSPFQSQESPSNYLNFCSPTRFLEPRLLKSSKIFILKSPLKCAKVHKMQTQVEDSAKPIVDLHDIDPKLVQKLANDALVWCSLRGLLVGDRNSERSGTVPGVDMVHAPVALIPMSFPESHWKQACEVAPIFNELVDRVSQDGEFLQQSLSRTRKVDPFTSRLLEIHSKMLEINKIEEIRLGLHRSDYMLDEQTKLLLQIELNTISSSFPGLSCLVSKLHRSLLQQYREDIASDPNRIPANNAVNQFAEALAKAWNEYGDPRAVIMFVVQAEERNMYDQHWLSASLRERHQVTTIRKTLAEIDALGELQQDGTLVVDGQAVAVIYFRAGYAPSDYNSESEWKARLLMEQSRAVKCPSISYHLAGSKKIQQELAKPNVLERFLENKDDIAKLRKCFAGLWSLDDSDIVKDAIDRPELYVMKPQREGGGNNIYGEDVRDALLKLQKEGTGSDAAYILMQRIFPKISHSILMREGISHKEQTISELGIYGTYLRNKTEVLINQQAGYLMRTKVSSSNEGGVAAGFAVLDSIYLV; translated from the exons ATGGGCAGCGGCTGTTCTTCTCCATCAATCTCACTAACTAGCATAAGCGCTACCTCTCCTTTTCAATCCCAAGAATCACCATCAAACTATTTAAATTTCTGCTCACCTACTAGATTCTTGGAACCCCGTCTCCTTAAATCTTCCAAGATTTTCATACTCAAATCCCCATTGAAGTGTGCTAAAGTGCATAAAATGCAGACCCAAGTGGAAGATTCTGCGAAACCCATTGTCGATCTTCATGATATCGACCCAAAATTGGTGCAGAAGCTTGCTAATGATGCCCTTGTCTGGTGCTCTCTTCGTGGACTTCTTGTTGGTGACAGAAATTCGGAG aggtCAGGAACTGTTCCTGGTGTTGATATGGTTCATGCTCcagttgctctgataccaatgtCATTTCCTGAAAGTCATTGGAAGCAAGCTTGTGAAGTTGCTCCTATTTTCAATGAACTCGTGGATCGCGTGAGTCAGGATGGAGAATTTCTGCAGCAATCACTGTCTAG GACGAGAAAAGTTGATCCTTTCACCTCCAGACTACTAGAAATCCACTCCAAGATGTTAGAAATCAACAAGATAGAG GAAATACGCTTGGGGTTGCATCGCTCAGACTATATGCTGGATGAGCAAACTAAATTACTTCTGCAAATAGAGCTTAACacaatttcatcatcatttccaGGGCTAAGTTGTCTGGTCAGCAAGCTTCACAG GAGCTTGCTTCAACAATACAGAGAAGACATTGCATCAGATCCTAACAGAATTCCCGCAAACAATGCTGTAAATCAATTTGCTGAAGCATTGGCTAAAGCTTGGAATGAATATGGTGATCCAAG gGCTGTGATTATGTTTGTGGTTCAAGCTGAAGAGCGCAATATGTATGACCAGCATTGGCTTTCTGCATCATTGAGAGAAAG ACATCAAGTTACAACTATCAGAAAGACACTGGCTGAAATTGATGCACTTGGCGAGCTTCAACAAGATGGTACCCTTGTTGT AGATGGTCAAGCTGTGGCAGTCATTTATTTTAGAGCTGGCTATGCACCAAGTGACTATAACTCGGAATCt GAGTGGAAAGCTAGGCTGCTGATGGAGCAATCACGTGCAGTCAAGTGCCCTTCAATTTCTTATCATTTAGCTGGCAGCAAGAAGATTCAGCAAGAGCTTGCAAAGCCCAATGTACTTGAAAG GTTTCTGGAAAACAAAGATGACATTGCCAAATTACGGAAATGCTTTGCAGGGTTGTGGAGCTTGGATGACTCCGACATTGTCAAGGATGCAATTGACAGGCCAGAATTGTATGTTATGAAACCACAACGAGAAGGAGGAG GAAACAATATCTATGGGGAGGATGTCAGAGACGCTCTTTTGAAACTGCAAAAGGAAGGCACTGGAAGTGATGCAGCCTACATTCTAATGCAGAGGATTTTTCCAAAGATCTCTCACTCGATACTAATGCGAGAAGGCATCTCTCATAAAGAACAAACCATATCAGAACTTGGGATATATGGTACCTATTTAAG GAACAAAACAGAAGTTTTAATCAACCAACAGGCTGGTTACTTGATGCGAACAAAGGTCTCTTCATCAAATGAGGGAGGAGTTGCAGCCGGGTTTGCAGTTTTGGACAGTATATACTTGGTTTGA